In Thermanaeromonas sp. C210, the genomic stretch GCTGGCTCCCTGCGCCAGCTGGACCCTAAGGTTACGGCTTCCCGGGCTCTCGGCCTTTTTGTCTACCAAGTTTTGTACACTGAAGAGGACGAGCCCCTTACCCAAATGGAAGCCCTGGAATATCTGGCCGGGCTGGGTTTCCCCGTTAACCCGTACCGAGTGCACTGCCGCCATGTTCAAGAAGTGCTAAATACATTGGAGGAATGGACCCCGGAAAGGCGGGCGGCCTTGCCCTACGAAATCGACGGACTGGTAATCAAGGTAAACAATTTGGGCGTGCAGAGGGTCCTTGGTGCCACGGCCAAAAGCCCGCGGTGGGCGGTGGCCTATAAGTTCCCCGCCGAACAGGCCGTCACCCGGGTGGTGGACGTTATTGTGCGGGTAGGGCGTACCGGAGTCCTCACTCCCACCGCCTTGCTGGAACCCGTGCGGTTGGCTGGGAGCACCGTCAGCCGGGCCTCCCTGCACAACGAAGACATTATCCGGGAAAAAGACGTGCGCATAGGAGATACAGTTGTAATCCAAAAGGCGGGGGACGTCATTCCCGAAGTGGTCAAGGTTTTGCCCGCGCGCAGGACCGGGGAGGAAAAGGAATTTCATTTCCCGGAGAGGTGCCCGGCCTGCGGGTCCAGGGTGGTCCGCGAGGAGGGCGAAGCGGCCCGGCGCTGTACCGGCGGCCTGGCCTGCCCCGCCCAGGTAAAGGAACGGATTATCCACTTCGCCTCCCGGCCAGCTATGGACATCCAGGGCCTAGGGCCGGCTATAGTTTCTCAGCTCCTGGATGCCGGCCTCATTGCCGATGCAGGGGACCTTTATTATCTCAAGGTGGAGGACCTGCTGCCCCTGGAGCGTTTCGCCGAGCAGTCGGCCCGCAATTTAATTTCCGCCATTGAGGCCAGCAAGGACAAGGGGCTGGAGAGGCTGTTGTTTGCCCTGGGCATCCGCCACGTGGGCGAACGGGCAGCCCGCACCCTGGCCCGCCACTTCCGCTCCCTGGATCGCGTGCAGGAGGCCGACTGGGAGGAGCTCACCACCTTGCCCGACATCGGCCCCAAAATTGCAGCCAGTATTAGGGCCTTCTTCGATGAGCCCCGCAACCTGGCGGTTCTGGAGAAGCTCAAGAAGGCGGGGGTAAAAACCGAGGCAGAAGCCCAGGCTGAAACCGTGGGGCCCCTGGCCGGTAAAACCTTTGTCTTAACCGGTACCCTCCCTGGCCTGAGCCGTCAGGAGGCGACCGACCTAATCGTGCGGGCAGGGGGCAAAGTGGTCGGCAGCGTTAGCCGCCGTACGGATTATGTGGTGGTGGGTGAAAATCCCGGTTCTAAGTACGATAAGGCCCGGGAGCTAGGTATTCCCCTCCTGGACGAGGAAGGACTTAGGAGGCTGTTGAGAGGAGAAAAGTGAAATAGAGTTAAGGCAAGAAATTACTTCGAGCGTAGAAGGATAAAGGGAGACGGCAGGGGAAAGCATGCTATAGCGGACCGAAGCCGATAAAGTTATACTAGTATCAACACGGCATTAATACGAAGGGAGAGGAGGGTAATGGCATGGCCGTTGACACACTTTTTGTCCGACGGTTGACCGAGCTCTTGCGGCTGGATACCCAACCTGTGGGGGTGAAACTGTATCGCCGTAAGGAGGAGCTGCCACGGCGCCCTTACAACTGGAAAGTAAATATATGCCAGCTGGTCTGCCAGGCGCGGTACCGGGGTAAATTTGCTTCCGGCACGCCGGACCTGATGATCTGCGCCATCGGGGCTGCATGTACGGGATTGATTAGAACACCTGACCGGTTTACCAGCGGCCAGGCGGCCGTAGGTCGGTATGTGGCCGACCTGGCAGCGGGTCGCAAGTTCATGGCCAACACATATAAGCTGGGGGATCGCGGTAAGCTTTATGAAGGCATTTACGTAGGGCCCTTGGTCGGCTTCAAAGATGGAGACCCAGACGTGGTAGTAATTTATGCCAACCCCGCCCAGGTCATGCGGCTTATCCATGCCAGTGTGTTTGAAACCGGTGAGGCAGTAAAGGCCGATACCGTGGCGGAAGCCGCCCTGTGCTCTTCCATCGGTTTTGCCCTGGGCGAGCAGAAACCGGTGATCGGTTTTCCCTGTGCCGGCGACCGCACCTTTGGCGGTACCCAGAAGGACGAGCTTTTGTTCGCCCTGCCCTTTAGTTTATTCCAAACCGTGGTAGAAAACTTGGAAAGCCTGCAAATGTCTGCGGGCCAGGTTTATCCGGTTGGACCGTTCATGAACTGGACTCCGAGTATGGTTCCGGCCTATACCCTTACTCCAGAAGATCTTGAGGAAGGAAAATAGAACATGCCTCGACCGCCCAAGTGTCGCAGGGTAGAGTTTTTGCCCCAAACCACTTACTTTAAGCCTGCAGGCGTACCTCTCCACGAACTGGAAGAGGTGACCCTGGCGGTTGAAGAACTGGAAGCCATTCGCTTAAAAGACCTGGAAGGGCTGGAACAGGAAGATTGTGCTGCCCGGATGGAAGTATCCCGCCCGACCTTTTTCCGTATTCTTAATTCGGCCCGGGCCAAGATTGCCGAGGCCCTGATCAACGGAAAGGCCATTAAGGTGGAGGGAGGATGCTTTCGCCTCAGCCTGGGCAAGGTGCGGTGCCGCTTTTGCGGCCGGGAATGGGCGGTGAACAGGGGAGAAGAGGACGTAGGGGTGGAGTGCCCCCACTGCCGAAGGAGATTTGTGGCCGGGCCGCTGCGCCGCCAGTGCCGCCGCGGGTGGGAGGAGGGAGCTCCCCCTGCTGAAGATTGACTTACCCGGCCGGGAGATCACCCTTGACCATGTAGTCCTCGATTTTAACGGCACTTTGGCCCTGGACGGCAGCCTGCTGCCCGGGGTGAGGAAAAGGCTGGAGGATTTAGCCCGCAAAGCTGCCCTTTACGTCTTTACTGCCGACACCATTGGAAGCGCGGCCGGAGAGTGCGCCGGTTTGCCGGTGGAGATGGTGCGGGTGAGTCCCCAAGAGGGCGGGGTCGATA encodes the following:
- the ligA gene encoding NAD-dependent DNA ligase LigA, whose translation is MAVSREQAQRRLEELRRLIEEHNYRYFVLDAPIISDREYDELMRELLELEATFPELVTPDSPSQRVGGAPRPEFAAVRHRQPLLSLANAFSPQEILDFDRRVRELAGAPADYVVEPKIDGLSVALVYIDGVFTTGATRGNGEVGEDVTANLRTVRALPLRLKRPVARLEVRGEVYMPKEAFARLNKAREDAGEPVFANPRNAAAGSLRQLDPKVTASRALGLFVYQVLYTEEDEPLTQMEALEYLAGLGFPVNPYRVHCRHVQEVLNTLEEWTPERRAALPYEIDGLVIKVNNLGVQRVLGATAKSPRWAVAYKFPAEQAVTRVVDVIVRVGRTGVLTPTALLEPVRLAGSTVSRASLHNEDIIREKDVRIGDTVVIQKAGDVIPEVVKVLPARRTGEEKEFHFPERCPACGSRVVREEGEAARRCTGGLACPAQVKERIIHFASRPAMDIQGLGPAIVSQLLDAGLIADAGDLYYLKVEDLLPLERFAEQSARNLISAIEASKDKGLERLLFALGIRHVGERAARTLARHFRSLDRVQEADWEELTTLPDIGPKIAASIRAFFDEPRNLAVLEKLKKAGVKTEAEAQAETVGPLAGKTFVLTGTLPGLSRQEATDLIVRAGGKVVGSVSRRTDYVVVGENPGSKYDKARELGIPLLDEEGLRRLLRGEK
- a CDS encoding DUF169 domain-containing protein, encoding MAVDTLFVRRLTELLRLDTQPVGVKLYRRKEELPRRPYNWKVNICQLVCQARYRGKFASGTPDLMICAIGAACTGLIRTPDRFTSGQAAVGRYVADLAAGRKFMANTYKLGDRGKLYEGIYVGPLVGFKDGDPDVVVIYANPAQVMRLIHASVFETGEAVKADTVAEAALCSSIGFALGEQKPVIGFPCAGDRTFGGTQKDELLFALPFSLFQTVVENLESLQMSAGQVYPVGPFMNWTPSMVPAYTLTPEDLEEGK
- a CDS encoding DUF134 domain-containing protein, translated to MPRPPKCRRVEFLPQTTYFKPAGVPLHELEEVTLAVEELEAIRLKDLEGLEQEDCAARMEVSRPTFFRILNSARAKIAEALINGKAIKVEGGCFRLSLGKVRCRFCGREWAVNRGEEDVGVECPHCRRRFVAGPLRRQCRRGWEEGAPPAED
- a CDS encoding HAD family hydrolase, which codes for MWPGRCAASAAAGGRRELPLLKIDLPGREITLDHVVLDFNGTLALDGSLLPGVRKRLEDLARKAALYVFTADTIGSAAGECAGLPVEMVRVSPQEGGVDKARLVERLGADRTAAIGNGRNDALMLQKAALGLVVLGEEGADVGALLAADVVFPHILAALDFLLKPRRAVATLRP